One window from the genome of [Clostridium] celerecrescens 18A encodes:
- a CDS encoding Cof-type HAD-IIB family hydrolase, which produces MDIKLIAIDLDGTLLDSKKRLSDVNRQALIQCVQKGIWVVPCTGRTVHGIPEEIKGISGIRYAITTNGAVIENMEEKTVIDTRMLSRELALELLHLVESYYVMYDPYIDRRGITEPRFYEHLSEYGLSTELQEMVFQTRDVHPNIIEFVEKGHKPVEKINLFFPEMEERARLRAELEKREDILVTSSIPNNLEINAIGATKGEAILRLASHLGLNGNQTMAIGDGENDFSMIQKAGIGVAMKNGSKELHEAADYITDTNDENGVASAINRLIFGAKG; this is translated from the coding sequence GTGGATATTAAACTCATTGCAATAGATTTGGATGGAACCCTGTTAGACAGTAAGAAGCGACTTTCCGATGTCAACCGTCAGGCCCTCATCCAATGTGTTCAAAAAGGAATATGGGTTGTTCCGTGTACCGGACGAACCGTGCATGGAATACCTGAAGAAATAAAAGGCATTTCCGGAATCCGTTATGCAATTACCACCAATGGAGCTGTCATTGAGAACATGGAAGAAAAAACGGTTATTGACACCCGGATGTTATCCCGGGAATTAGCGTTGGAGCTTTTGCACCTGGTGGAATCCTACTATGTTATGTACGATCCCTACATAGACAGACGCGGGATAACAGAACCACGCTTTTATGAACACTTATCAGAATACGGTCTGTCGACTGAATTACAGGAAATGGTCTTTCAGACCAGGGATGTCCATCCCAATATCATAGAGTTTGTGGAAAAGGGTCATAAGCCAGTAGAGAAAATCAACCTGTTTTTCCCTGAAATGGAAGAACGCGCCAGACTAAGGGCTGAATTGGAGAAAAGAGAGGATATTCTGGTCACCTCCTCCATACCAAACAATCTGGAGATCAATGCAATCGGAGCTACAAAAGGTGAGGCGATCTTAAGACTCGCTTCTCATTTAGGGCTCAATGGAAATCAGACAATGGCAATTGGAGATGGGGAAAATGACTTTTCCATGATCCAAAAGGCAGGAATCGGAGTGGCTATGAAAAATGGAAGCAAAGAGCTCCATGAGGCTGCTGACTATATAA